A stretch of Lysobacter sp. K5869 DNA encodes these proteins:
- the clpS gene encoding ATP-dependent Clp protease adapter ClpS — MAKQTDHEHSHGVLVETGKPELARPPLYSVMLLNDDYTPMDFVVEVLMRFFPMNVEKATQIMLHVHTRGRGVCGVFTREVAESKVAQVNEFSRMHQHPLLCTMEKA, encoded by the coding sequence ATGGCCAAACAGACCGATCACGAACATAGCCACGGGGTGCTGGTGGAAACCGGCAAACCCGAGTTGGCCCGTCCTCCGCTTTACTCCGTCATGCTGCTCAACGACGACTACACCCCGATGGACTTCGTCGTCGAGGTGTTGATGCGTTTTTTCCCGATGAACGTCGAAAAAGCCACCCAGATCATGCTGCACGTGCATACCCGCGGCCGCGGCGTATGCGGCGTCTTCACGCGCGAAGTCGCCGAATCGAAGGTAGCGCAAGTGAACGAATTTTCAAGGATGCATCAGCACCCCTTGCTGTGCACGATGGAAAAGGCCTAA
- a CDS encoding NUDIX hydrolase, producing MSYREGRFWQPDVTVATVVVDGGRLLMVEETVGGRLVLNQPAGHLEPDESLIEAALRETLEETGWHVRLTAFVGAYQWKAPVAADGSGGRHYLRFAFAAEPVSHDPARPLDEGIVQALWMTPAELQARGDQHRSPLVWRVAADYLGGRRHSLDLVQHFADAAAPV from the coding sequence GTGAGCTACCGCGAAGGCCGTTTCTGGCAACCCGACGTGACCGTGGCCACCGTGGTGGTCGACGGCGGCCGCCTGTTGATGGTCGAGGAGACCGTCGGCGGGCGCCTCGTGCTCAATCAGCCGGCCGGGCATCTGGAGCCCGACGAGAGCCTGATCGAGGCCGCGCTGCGCGAGACGCTGGAGGAAACCGGCTGGCACGTGCGCCTGACCGCGTTCGTCGGCGCCTACCAGTGGAAGGCGCCGGTCGCCGCCGACGGCAGCGGCGGCCGCCATTACCTGCGTTTCGCCTTCGCCGCCGAGCCGGTCAGCCACGACCCGGCGCGCCCGCTCGACGAAGGCATCGTGCAGGCGCTGTGGATGACCCCGGCCGAGTTGCAGGCGCGCGGCGATCAGCACCGCAGCCCGCTGGTGTGGCGGGTCGCCGCCGACTACCTCGGCGGGCGCCGCCATTCGCTCGATCTGGTCCAGCATTTCGCGGACGCCGCCGCGCCGGTGTGA
- the mnmA gene encoding tRNA 2-thiouridine(34) synthase MnmA translates to MTRSADTIVGMSGGVDSSVAALLLRDSGQALSGLFMQNWADDGSGDCRAEDDRRDAVAVSGRLGLPIHFRDFSGEYWAGVFEHFVAEYAAGRTPNPDVLCNREIKFKHFLDAARELGADYIATGHYARVDAVDGRFRLLKALDRSKDQSYFLHQLGQAQLRATRFPLGELLKRDVREMARSANLPTAAKKDSTGICFIGERDFREFLSRYLPAREGEIRTPDGRAVGRHPGVFYFTLGQREGLNIGGVRGFEQAPWYVVGKDVAGNVLYVDQGSDTPWLRSQALTTETAHWIAGSAPARRFACSAQTRYRQPDQSCEVEVGDDGTLSVRFAEPQRAVTPGQSLVLYAGEECLGGAVIAATDAATPGAGATSPFSTTNP, encoded by the coding sequence ATGACGAGGTCGGCGGACACCATCGTGGGCATGTCGGGCGGGGTCGATTCGTCGGTCGCCGCGTTGCTGCTGCGCGATTCCGGGCAAGCCCTTTCGGGTTTGTTCATGCAGAACTGGGCCGACGACGGCAGCGGCGACTGCCGCGCCGAGGACGACCGCCGCGACGCGGTCGCGGTGTCCGGCCGGCTCGGCCTGCCGATCCACTTCCGCGATTTCTCCGGCGAGTACTGGGCCGGCGTGTTCGAGCACTTCGTCGCCGAGTACGCGGCGGGCCGCACGCCCAACCCGGACGTGCTCTGCAACCGCGAGATCAAGTTCAAGCATTTCCTCGACGCCGCGCGCGAGCTCGGCGCCGATTACATCGCCACCGGCCATTACGCCCGGGTCGATGCCGTGGACGGCCGCTTCCGCCTGCTCAAGGCGCTGGACCGGAGCAAGGATCAGAGCTATTTCCTGCACCAGCTCGGTCAGGCGCAACTGCGCGCGACCCGCTTCCCGCTGGGCGAACTGCTCAAGCGCGACGTGCGCGAGATGGCGCGCTCGGCGAACCTGCCGACCGCGGCCAAGAAGGATTCCACCGGCATCTGCTTCATCGGCGAGCGCGATTTCCGCGAATTCCTGTCGCGTTACCTGCCCGCGCGCGAAGGCGAGATCCGCACGCCCGACGGCCGCGCCGTCGGCCGCCATCCGGGCGTGTTCTATTTCACCCTGGGCCAGCGCGAAGGCCTCAACATCGGCGGCGTGCGCGGCTTCGAGCAGGCGCCGTGGTACGTGGTCGGCAAGGACGTCGCCGGCAACGTGCTGTACGTGGACCAGGGCAGCGACACGCCGTGGCTGCGCTCGCAGGCGCTGACCACCGAGACCGCGCACTGGATCGCCGGCAGCGCGCCGGCGCGCCGCTTCGCCTGCTCCGCGCAAACCCGTTACCGCCAACCCGACCAGTCGTGCGAGGTCGAGGTGGGCGATGACGGTACCCTGTCGGTGCGCTTCGCCGAACCGCAGCGCGCGGTGACGCCGGGCCAGTCGCTGGTGCTGTACGCCGGCGAGGAATGCCTCGGCGGCGCGGTGATCGCCGCCACCGACGCAGCAACGCCCGGCGCCGGCGCGACTTCTCCTTTTTCGACGACGAATCCGTAA
- the hflD gene encoding high frequency lysogenization protein HflD, which translates to MAELSERVLALAGLAQALAQVRRIADTGQANASVLQTALDSVFRIDASSPSAVYGGAAQLRPGLMLAQDYFSSRIKDEHLPRLGLAVLQLERRFVQDAEMTEKVLRGIRDQADNAQRLGSSHPDVIAALGTLYADTLSHLRPRVLVQGNPHYLGQPGVVAEVRAVLLSAVRSAVLWRQLGGSYWDFILRKRAMVDSIDSRLD; encoded by the coding sequence ATGGCCGAACTTTCCGAACGTGTCCTCGCCCTCGCCGGCCTCGCCCAGGCCTTGGCCCAGGTGCGGCGCATCGCCGATACCGGCCAGGCCAACGCCAGCGTGCTGCAGACCGCGCTGGACTCGGTGTTCCGCATCGACGCCTCCTCGCCCTCGGCGGTGTACGGCGGCGCGGCGCAGCTGCGCCCGGGCCTGATGCTGGCGCAGGACTACTTCAGCAGCCGGATCAAGGACGAACACCTGCCGCGCCTGGGGCTGGCGGTGCTGCAACTGGAGCGGCGCTTCGTCCAGGACGCCGAGATGACCGAGAAGGTGCTGCGCGGCATCCGCGATCAGGCCGACAACGCCCAGCGCCTGGGCAGCAGCCACCCCGACGTGATCGCCGCGCTCGGCACGCTGTACGCCGACACCTTGAGCCACCTGCGCCCGCGCGTGCTGGTGCAGGGCAATCCGCATTACCTCGGCCAGCCCGGCGTGGTCGCCGAGGTGCGCGCGGTGCTGCTCTCGGCGGTGCGTTCGGCGGTGCTGTGGCGGCAGCTCGGGGGCAGCTATTGGGACTTCATTTTGCGCAAGCGGGCGATGGTGGATTCGATCGATTCGCGCTTGGATTGA
- the acnB gene encoding bifunctional aconitate hydratase 2/2-methylisocitrate dehydratase, which translates to MLEAYRHHVAERAALGIPPLPLTAQQTAEVIELLKAPPAGEGEFLLDLITHRVPAGVDDAAKVKASYLAAVAFGTEKNALISRARATELLGTMLGGYNIHPLIELLDDAEVGAVAGNALKHTLLMFDAFHDVQEKAEKGNAHAKAVLQSWADAEWFTSKPEVPQSMTVTVFKVTGETNTDDLSPAPDATTRPDIPLHALAMLKNKRDGIEPEEDGKRGPIAFIESLKDKGHLVAYVGDVVGTGSSRKSATNSVLWFTGEDIPFIPNKRFGGVCLGSKIAPIFYNTMEDAGALPIELDVSQMDMGDVVELRPYEGKAFKNGELIAEFALKSDVLLDEVRAGGRIPLIVGRGLTAKAREALGLAPSTLFRLPQNPADSGKGYSLAQKMVGRACGLAEGQGIRPGTYCEPKMTSVGSQDTTGPMTRDELKDLACLGFSADLVMQSFCHTAAYPKPVDVKTHHELPAFISNRGGIALRPGDGVIHSWLNRMLLPDTVGTGGDSHTRFPVGISFPAGSGLVAFAAATGVMPLDMPESVLVRFKGEMQPGVTLRDLVNAIPLAAIKSGLLTVAKQGKKNIFSGRILEIEGLPQLKVEQAFELSDASAERSAAGCTVKLDKEPIVEYLNSNITLLKWMIAEGYADPRSLSRRIKAMEAWLANPQLLEGDADAEYAAVIEIDLNEIVEPIVACPNDPDDVKTLSDVAGAVIDEVFIGSCMTNIGHFRAAAKLLEGKRDIPTRLWVAPPTKMDASELTKEGHYGTFGTAGARMEMPGCSLCMGNQAQAREGATVFSTSTRNFPNRLGRNTNVYLGSAELAAICSRLGRIPTREEYMADIGVINANGDKIYRYMNFDQIADYKQVADTVAA; encoded by the coding sequence ATGTTGGAAGCCTATCGCCACCACGTTGCCGAGCGCGCCGCGCTGGGCATTCCGCCGCTGCCCCTGACCGCCCAGCAGACCGCCGAGGTCATCGAACTGCTGAAAGCCCCGCCGGCGGGCGAGGGCGAGTTCCTGCTGGATCTCATCACCCACCGCGTGCCGGCCGGCGTCGACGACGCCGCCAAGGTCAAGGCCTCGTATCTGGCCGCGGTCGCCTTCGGCACGGAGAAGAACGCTCTGATCTCGCGCGCCCGCGCCACCGAACTGCTGGGCACCATGCTCGGCGGCTACAACATCCATCCGCTGATCGAGCTGCTCGACGACGCCGAAGTCGGCGCGGTCGCCGGCAACGCGCTCAAGCACACCCTGCTGATGTTCGACGCCTTCCACGACGTGCAGGAAAAGGCCGAGAAGGGCAACGCCCACGCCAAGGCCGTGCTGCAGAGCTGGGCCGACGCCGAGTGGTTCACCAGCAAGCCGGAAGTGCCGCAGAGCATGACCGTCACCGTGTTCAAGGTGACCGGCGAAACCAACACCGACGACCTGTCGCCGGCGCCGGACGCGACCACCCGCCCGGACATCCCGCTGCACGCGCTGGCGATGCTGAAGAACAAGCGCGACGGCATCGAGCCGGAAGAAGACGGCAAGCGCGGCCCGATCGCCTTCATCGAATCGCTGAAGGACAAGGGCCACCTGGTCGCCTACGTCGGCGACGTGGTCGGCACCGGCTCCAGCCGCAAGTCGGCGACCAACTCGGTGCTGTGGTTCACCGGCGAAGACATCCCCTTCATTCCGAACAAGCGCTTCGGCGGCGTGTGCCTGGGCTCGAAGATCGCGCCGATCTTCTACAACACCATGGAAGACGCCGGCGCGCTGCCGATCGAACTCGACGTGTCGCAGATGGACATGGGCGACGTGGTCGAGCTGCGTCCGTACGAAGGCAAGGCGTTCAAGAACGGCGAACTGATCGCCGAGTTCGCGCTCAAGTCCGACGTGCTGCTGGACGAAGTCCGCGCCGGCGGCCGCATTCCGTTGATCGTCGGCCGCGGCCTCACCGCCAAGGCGCGCGAAGCGCTGGGTCTGGCCCCGTCCACGCTGTTCCGCCTGCCGCAGAACCCGGCCGACAGCGGCAAGGGCTACTCGCTGGCGCAGAAGATGGTCGGCCGCGCCTGCGGTCTGGCCGAGGGCCAGGGCATCCGTCCGGGCACCTACTGCGAACCGAAGATGACCTCGGTGGGCTCGCAGGACACCACCGGCCCGATGACCCGCGACGAGCTCAAGGATCTGGCCTGCCTGGGCTTCTCGGCCGATCTGGTGATGCAGTCGTTCTGCCACACCGCGGCCTATCCGAAGCCGGTCGACGTCAAGACCCACCACGAGCTGCCGGCCTTCATCAGCAACCGCGGCGGCATCGCGCTGCGTCCGGGCGACGGCGTGATCCACTCGTGGCTCAACCGCATGCTGCTGCCCGACACCGTCGGCACCGGCGGCGACTCGCACACCCGCTTCCCGGTCGGCATCTCGTTCCCGGCCGGCTCCGGTCTGGTCGCGTTCGCCGCGGCCACCGGCGTGATGCCGCTGGACATGCCCGAGTCGGTGCTGGTCCGCTTCAAGGGCGAGATGCAGCCCGGCGTGACCCTGCGCGATCTGGTCAACGCGATCCCGCTGGCCGCGATCAAGTCGGGCCTGCTGACCGTCGCCAAGCAGGGCAAGAAGAACATCTTCTCCGGCCGCATCCTGGAAATCGAAGGTCTGCCGCAGTTGAAGGTCGAGCAGGCGTTCGAGCTGTCCGACGCCTCGGCCGAACGTTCGGCCGCGGGCTGCACGGTCAAGCTGGATAAGGAACCGATCGTCGAGTACCTCAACAGCAACATCACCTTGCTGAAGTGGATGATCGCCGAAGGCTATGCCGACCCGCGCTCGCTGTCGCGCCGGATCAAGGCGATGGAAGCGTGGCTGGCCAACCCGCAGCTGCTGGAAGGCGACGCCGACGCCGAGTACGCCGCGGTGATCGAGATCGACCTCAACGAGATCGTCGAGCCGATCGTCGCCTGCCCGAACGACCCGGACGACGTGAAGACCCTGTCCGACGTCGCCGGCGCGGTCATCGACGAAGTGTTCATCGGTTCGTGCATGACCAACATCGGCCACTTCCGCGCCGCCGCCAAGCTGCTGGAAGGCAAGCGCGACATCCCGACCCGCCTGTGGGTCGCGCCGCCGACCAAGATGGACGCGTCCGAACTCACCAAGGAAGGCCACTACGGCACCTTCGGCACCGCCGGCGCGCGCATGGAAATGCCGGGCTGCTCGCTGTGCATGGGCAACCAGGCGCAGGCGCGCGAGGGCGCGACCGTGTTCTCGACCTCGACCCGCAACTTCCCCAACCGTCTGGGCCGCAACACCAACGTGTACCTGGGTTCGGCCGAACTGGCCGCGATCTGCTCGCGTCTGGGCCGCATCCCGACCCGCGAGGAGTACATGGCGGACATCGGCGTGATCAACGCCAACGGCGACAAGATCTACCGTTACATGAACTTCGATCAGATCGCCGACTACAAGCAGGTCGCCGACACCGTCGCCGCCTGA
- a CDS encoding type II toxin-antitoxin system VapC family toxin: protein MIAVDSPVLIELLSDGPQADAVESCLRQSLVGGRVVVCDVSLAEICAALRGGAQAQEALEEMGIHFSALEAKSALRAGEMHRRHRQRGGASRGFGAFLTGAHALLQCDGLITWNDTFYRDYFKGLKLIVPQA from the coding sequence GTGATCGCGGTCGATTCGCCGGTCCTGATCGAATTGCTGAGCGACGGCCCGCAAGCCGACGCGGTCGAATCCTGCCTGCGCCAGAGTCTGGTCGGCGGCCGCGTGGTCGTCTGCGACGTCAGCCTGGCCGAGATCTGCGCGGCGCTGCGCGGCGGCGCGCAGGCGCAGGAAGCGCTGGAGGAAATGGGCATCCATTTCAGCGCGCTGGAAGCCAAGTCGGCGTTGCGCGCGGGCGAGATGCACCGGCGCCACCGCCAGCGCGGCGGCGCGTCGCGCGGCTTCGGCGCGTTCCTGACCGGCGCCCACGCCTTGCTTCAGTGCGACGGCCTGATCACCTGGAACGACACGTTTTATCGCGACTACTTCAAGGGCTTGAAGCTGATCGTGCCGCAAGCCTGA
- a CDS encoding AbrB/MazE/SpoVT family DNA-binding domain-containing protein, with amino-acid sequence MEATVAERGQITLPKAVRDALGLTKGTLLKVELDGSRIILRKSVDDAISKARGKFALDGFESGEDAARAMRDEE; translated from the coding sequence ATGGAAGCGACCGTCGCCGAACGAGGCCAGATCACCCTGCCCAAGGCAGTGCGCGATGCGCTCGGCCTGACCAAGGGCACGCTGCTGAAAGTCGAGCTGGACGGCAGCCGCATCATCCTGCGCAAGAGCGTGGACGATGCGATCTCCAAGGCCCGGGGCAAGTTCGCCCTGGACGGCTTCGAGTCCGGCGAAGACGCCGCGCGCGCGATGCGCGACGAGGAATGA
- the acnA gene encoding aconitate hydratase AcnA, translated as MSDSFSTRRQLSVDGRDYTYFSLPALGERFDIARLPYSMKILLENLLRHEDGGATVGKEHIEAVAQWDAKKEPDTEIAFMPARVVLQDFTGVPCVVDLAAMRDAVGKLGGNAKQINPLIPSELVIDHSVQVDVFGRPDALDLNGKIEFDRNKERYSFLRWGQKSFENFKVVPPNTGIVHQVNLENLARVVMGREVDGELQAFPDTVFGTDSHTTMINGIGVLGWGVGGIEAEAAMLGQPSSMLIPQVVGFKLTGKLPEGSTATDLVLTVTQMLRKHGVVGKFVEFYGDGLQHLPLADRATIANMAPEYGATCGIFPIDAESLNYLRLSGRGEDQIALVEAYAKAQGLWHEPGQPHAQYSATLELDLGDVKPSLAGPKRPQDRVLLENVHANFQDNLGPLVANRKPRGVGCAIEELNGEGGNQPQASQLAAKPVSKIRIQDQDAELSDGSVVIAAITSCTNTSNPAVMLGAGLLARNAARLGLKSKPWVKTSLGPGSLVVTDYLKKAGVLDDLEKLGFYVVGYGCTTCIGNSGPLPDEVSKGIAENELVVASVLSGNRNFEGRVHPEVKANYLASPPLVVAYAIAGTVNIDLTQEPIGKSSDGQDVFLRDIWPSNKEIGDTIAATVGPELFAQNYADVFKGDTRWNQIASPDGESFRWDESSTYIKNPPYFDGMTMQVGSIDDVHGARVMGLFGDSITTDHISPAGNIKKDSPAGRFLISRGVQPVDFNSYGSRRGNDDVMVRGTFANIRIKNLMFGGEEGGNTLYYGKDGAQPEKLAIFDAAMKYKADGVPLVVFAGKEYGTGSSRDWAAKGTNLLGVKAVIAESFERIHRSNLVGMGVLPLQFKDGENAQTLGLDGSEVVSVTGLDDGKAKTATVTAKKADGGETTFEAKVLLLTPKEVEYFRHGGILHYVLRQLAAKKAA; from the coding sequence ATGAGCGACTCGTTTTCCACCCGACGCCAGCTGTCCGTCGACGGCCGCGACTACACCTACTTCAGCCTGCCGGCGCTGGGCGAGCGCTTCGACATCGCCCGCCTGCCCTACTCGATGAAGATCCTGCTGGAGAACCTGCTGCGCCACGAAGACGGCGGCGCCACGGTCGGCAAGGAGCACATCGAGGCGGTCGCGCAGTGGGACGCCAAGAAGGAGCCCGACACCGAGATCGCCTTCATGCCGGCGCGCGTGGTCCTGCAGGACTTCACCGGCGTGCCCTGCGTGGTCGATCTGGCGGCGATGCGCGACGCGGTCGGCAAGCTCGGCGGCAACGCCAAGCAGATCAATCCGCTGATCCCCTCCGAACTGGTCATCGACCACTCCGTGCAGGTCGACGTGTTCGGCCGTCCCGACGCGCTCGACCTCAACGGCAAGATCGAATTCGACCGCAATAAGGAACGCTACAGCTTCCTGCGCTGGGGCCAGAAGTCGTTCGAGAACTTCAAGGTGGTGCCGCCGAACACCGGCATCGTCCATCAGGTGAACCTGGAGAACCTCGCCCGCGTGGTCATGGGCCGCGAGGTCGACGGCGAGCTGCAGGCGTTCCCGGACACCGTGTTCGGCACCGACAGCCACACCACGATGATCAACGGCATCGGCGTGCTCGGCTGGGGCGTTGGCGGCATCGAAGCCGAGGCGGCGATGCTCGGCCAACCGTCCTCGATGCTGATTCCGCAGGTGGTCGGCTTCAAACTGACCGGCAAGCTGCCCGAAGGCAGCACCGCCACCGACCTGGTGCTGACCGTCACCCAGATGCTGCGCAAGCACGGCGTGGTCGGCAAGTTCGTCGAGTTCTACGGCGACGGCCTGCAGCACCTGCCGCTGGCCGACCGCGCCACCATCGCCAACATGGCGCCCGAGTACGGCGCGACCTGCGGCATCTTCCCGATCGACGCCGAATCGCTGAACTACCTGCGCCTGTCCGGCCGCGGCGAGGATCAGATCGCGCTGGTCGAGGCCTACGCCAAGGCCCAGGGCCTGTGGCACGAGCCGGGCCAGCCGCACGCGCAGTACTCGGCCACGCTCGAACTCGACCTCGGCGACGTCAAGCCGTCGCTGGCCGGCCCCAAGCGCCCGCAGGACCGCGTGCTGCTGGAGAACGTGCACGCCAACTTCCAGGACAACCTCGGCCCGCTGGTCGCCAACCGCAAGCCGCGCGGCGTGGGTTGCGCGATCGAGGAACTCAACGGCGAAGGCGGCAATCAGCCGCAAGCGAGCCAGCTCGCGGCCAAGCCGGTGTCGAAGATCCGCATCCAGGACCAGGACGCCGAACTCTCCGACGGCTCGGTGGTGATCGCCGCGATCACCTCCTGCACCAACACCTCCAACCCGGCGGTGATGCTCGGCGCCGGCCTGCTCGCGCGCAACGCCGCACGCCTGGGCCTGAAGTCCAAGCCGTGGGTGAAGACCTCGCTCGGCCCGGGCTCGCTGGTGGTCACCGATTACCTCAAGAAGGCCGGCGTGCTCGACGATCTGGAGAAGCTCGGCTTCTACGTGGTCGGCTACGGCTGCACCACCTGCATCGGCAACTCCGGCCCGCTGCCGGACGAAGTGTCGAAGGGCATCGCCGAGAACGAACTGGTGGTCGCCTCGGTGCTGTCGGGCAACCGCAACTTCGAAGGCCGCGTGCATCCGGAAGTGAAGGCCAACTACCTCGCCTCGCCGCCGCTGGTGGTGGCGTACGCGATCGCCGGCACGGTCAACATCGACTTGACCCAGGAACCGATCGGCAAGAGCAGCGACGGCCAGGACGTGTTCCTGCGCGACATCTGGCCGTCGAACAAGGAAATCGGCGACACCATCGCCGCGACGGTCGGGCCGGAACTGTTCGCGCAGAACTACGCCGACGTGTTCAAGGGCGATACGCGCTGGAACCAGATCGCCTCGCCGGACGGCGAATCGTTCCGTTGGGACGAGTCCTCGACCTACATCAAGAACCCGCCCTACTTCGACGGCATGACCATGCAGGTCGGCAGCATCGACGACGTCCACGGCGCGCGCGTCATGGGCCTGTTCGGCGATTCGATCACCACCGACCACATCTCGCCGGCCGGCAACATCAAGAAGGACTCGCCCGCGGGCCGCTTCCTGATCTCGCGCGGCGTGCAGCCGGTGGACTTCAACAGCTACGGCTCGCGCCGCGGCAACGACGACGTGATGGTGCGCGGCACCTTCGCCAACATCCGCATCAAGAACCTGATGTTCGGCGGCGAAGAAGGCGGCAACACGCTGTACTACGGCAAGGACGGCGCGCAGCCCGAGAAGCTGGCCATCTTCGATGCCGCGATGAAGTACAAGGCCGACGGCGTGCCGCTGGTGGTGTTCGCCGGCAAGGAATACGGCACCGGTTCCTCGCGCGACTGGGCGGCCAAGGGCACCAACCTGCTCGGGGTCAAGGCGGTGATCGCCGAGAGCTTCGAGCGCATCCACCGCTCCAATCTGGTCGGCATGGGCGTGCTGCCGTTGCAGTTCAAGGACGGCGAGAACGCGCAGACCCTGGGGCTGGACGGTTCCGAAGTGGTCAGCGTGACCGGGCTGGACGACGGCAAGGCCAAGACCGCGACGGTGACGGCGAAGAAGGCCGACGGCGGCGAGACGACGTTCGAGGCGAAGGTGTTGCTGTTGACGCCGAAGGAAGTGGAGTACTTCCGGCATGGCGGCATTCTGCATTACGTGCTGCGGCAGTTGGCGGCGAAGAAGGCGGCGTAA